A stretch of the Alnus glutinosa chromosome 6, dhAlnGlut1.1, whole genome shotgun sequence genome encodes the following:
- the LOC133871850 gene encoding protein NPGR1 — translation MLCACSGEQFKFDEPPQSPESLATRDFSVNGLSSRTGDWESKLEDTQVDEAESTLKEALSLNYEEARALLGRLEFQRGIYDAALQVFQGIDIKGLTPRMTWAIVARTRLKKPRAKGDNIPPGVMSMHSVSLLLEAILLKAKSLEQLGRYIEAAKECKIILDTVESALPNGMSEGIGEDCKLLEMFHKSLELLPKLWTKAGVLDEAIIAYRRALVKPWNLDHQRLAAVQKDLAATLLYGGVEASVPPQSQAWGPTIPKNNTEEAILLLLILMRKVALLEIKWDAEIMDHLTYALSITGQFELLADHVEQVMPGIYNRAKRWYFLALCYNAAGQNETALNLLRKVSGCSEAKHKPHVPSFLLGAKLCSQDPNHAHQGIYFSRKVIDSADHQNGHFMGQAHKFLGVCYGSAARVCVLDSDRNLFQKESLNTLNHAALIGKEDPEVMFSLGLENALQRNLDVAFDNAMMYSGMVAGSSGRGWKLLSLVLSAEQRFNDAETIVDFALDEAGMSDQLGLLRLKAVLQIAQEQPKQAIETYRLLLALIQAQRELQVKNFDQVNYLVSDALAERKLEMTAWQDLASIYTELGSWVDAELCVDKAKSFEFYSSRSWHTTGMLFVAQSLYKEALVSFAVSLSIETDYVPSIVSTAEVLMKLGSQSLPIARSFLMNALRLDPTNHGAWLNLGLLSKMEGSLQQAADYFQAAYELKLSAPVQSFW, via the exons ATGTTGTGTGCTTGCTCAGGAGAGCAATTCAAGTTCGACGAGCCACCGCAGTCGCCGGAGTCGCTGGCGACGAGGGATTTCTCGGTAAATGGTCTTTCGTCGAGGACTGGTGACTGGGAGTCGAAATTGGAGGATACCCAGGTGGACGAAGCTGAATCCACTTTAAAAGAAGCTCTCTCCTTAAATTATGAG GAAGCTAGGGCTCTGTTGGGGAGGCTTGAGTTCCAAAGAGGGATTTATGATGCTGCCCTTCAGGTATTTCAGGGTATTGACATAAAAGGTTTAACCCCAAGGATGACCTGGGCTATTGTTGCGAGAACTAGGCTGAAAAAACCGCGTGCTAAAGGTGATAACATACCTCCTGGTGTGATGTCGATGCATTCGGTGAGCTTACTTCTTGAAGCGATCTTGCTTAAAGCAAAATCACTTGAGCAACTTGGGCGATATATAG AGGCTGCAAAGGAGTGCAAAATAATTCTGGATACTGTTGAATCAGCACTACCCAATGGAATGTCTGAGGGCATTGGTGAAGACTGCAAGTTGCTGGAGATGTTTCACAAATCATTGGAGTTGCTCCCAAAACTGTGGACCAAGGCTGGCGTTCTTGATGAAGCTATCATTGCATATCGCCGGGCTCTAGTTAAGCCATGGAACTTGGACCACCAGAGGTTGGCTGCTGTACAGAAGGACTTAGCTGCCACGTTACTTTATGGTGGGGTTGAAGCAAGCGTTCCCCCACAGTCACAAGCATGGGGTCCGACAATCCCTAAGAATAACACGGAAGAAGCAATCCTTTTGTTGTTAATACTCATGAGAAAAGTGGCATTACTGGAAATAAAATGGGATGCAGAAATTATGGACCATCTGACCTATGCACTCTCAATTACTGGCCAGTTCGAATTATTAGCTGATCATGTGGAGCAGGTCATGCCAGGTATCTACAACCGAGCTAAGAGGTGGTACTTTCTTGCTCTTTGCTACAATGCTGCAGGACAAAATGAAACGGCTTTGAACCTTTTAAGAAAGGTTTCGGGTTGTTCTGAAGCAAAGCACAAACCCCATGTTCCTTCTTTTTTGCTGGGAGCAAAATTGTGTTCCCAAGATCCGAACCATGCTCACCAAGGGATTTACTTTTCGCGTAAGGTTATTGATTCGGCTGATCATCAGAATGGGCATTTCATGGGTCAAGCCCACAAATTCCTTGGCGTTTGCTATGGGAGTGCTGCTAGAGTTTGTGTCTTAGATTCTGATCGAAATCTCTTTCAGAAAGAATCTTTGAACACTCTAAACCATGCTGCTCTTATTGGGAAGGAGGATCCAGAAGTGATGTTTAGCCTTGGGCTAGAGAATGCATTGCAGAGGAATCTGGATGTAGCTTTTGACAATGCAATGATGTATTCTGGGATGGTGGCTGGCAGCTCAGGAAGAGGTTGGAAACTTTTAAGTCTTGTACTTTCTGCTGAGCAGCGATTCAATGATGCTGAAACCATAGTCGATTTTGCTTTGGATGAGGCTGGGATGAGTGATCAGTTAGGACTTCTTAGATTGAAAGCTGTGCTTCAGATTGCTCAGGAACAGCCCAAGCAAGCAATAGAAACCTATAGACTCTTGTTAGCTCTGATTCAAGCACAAAGGGAGCTTCAAGTGAAGAACTTTGATCAAGTGAACTACTTGGTTTCCGAT GCATTAGCAGAAAGAAAATTGGAAATGACAGCCTGGCAGGATTTGGCATCCATTTACACTGAACTTGGTTCATGGGTTGATGCAGAACTTTGTGTGGACAAAGCCAAGTCATTTGAATTTTATTCCTCCAGGAGTTGGCATACAACAG GCATGTTGTTTGTAGCTCAATCACTCTACAAGGAAGCCTTAGTTTCCTTCGCAGTCTCGTTGTCAATAGAAACGGATTACGTTCCAAGTATTGTTTCTACTGCTGAAGTACTGATGAAACTTGGTAGCCAATCACTCCCAATTGCAAGAAGTTTTTTAATGAATGCTTTACGATTAGACCCCACGAACCATGGAGCATG